TCGTCCACATCGGTTTGGGAGCCGAGCACGCCTTCTTGCCGGCGCTTCTCGACGTCGCCGGCAACCCAGATCTTCTTCCGGGGCGGAAAGGATATATTGATTGCAGCCGGTATGTTCACCCGCTCGAAGTTCCGACCGTGCTCACTCGAACGGAAGGAGATCAGCATCCCGATGGAAACCCGCACTACAACATAGACCCACGCAACGGGGAAAACATGGCTCGCGCCATCGCCGAAGGACTTTCGTCTCTCGATCCTGTTCACGCGGACGTTTTCAATAAAAATAAGGAAGCGTTTGTCGCGGAATGGAAAGGAAAGTTGGAGCAGTGGCGCACAAAAGCGGCGTCTGCCAAAGGAATCAAGATGGTGTCGCAACATAAGGACATGATCTATCTGGCTCAATTCCTCGGAATGGATATCGTTGGTGAAGTGGAACCCAAACCAGGTATCGCTCCCAGTCCGAAGCATCTGGAAGATCTCTCCAACAAAATGAAGCAATTGGGTGTGAAGCTGGTTATTAATGAGGTCCAATATTCGGACAAAACGTCACGTTGGTTAAGCGCGCAGACGGGCGCCAAAATCGCGAGGGTGGCCACCATGGGCGGCGCTTTCCCGGATTCCGGCACTTACTTTGGGATGATTGACCGCAACATCGCCAACATTGTGGAGGCCATCCAATAGAAAGTCTCATTTCGGTCAACAACGCTTCATTCGGCTACAACAGCCAACCCATCTTAAAGGATGTATCGCTGGAGATAGAAAAGGGCGAGTTTGCCGGTCTCGTTGGTCCCAACGGGGCCGGCAAAACGACTCTTTTGAAAGGAATCTTGGGGTTGATCGCCCCGTTGTCAGGCACGGTGAACCACTCGAGTGGCCTTCAAAGACAACTTGGATACGTTCCGCAGCGCGATCAACTCGATTCCATTTATCCTCTGACGGCGGCGGACGTGGTGAAGATGGGGGCCACAGCCAGCCTCCCGTGGTTTGCGTTTCCGACCAAAAGAATTAATGAAAACGTCGCCCAGGCGCTCACAAAAGTCGGCATGGAGGCGTTTTCCGATCACCAATTTGCCCACCTTTCGGGTGGTCAAAGGCAGCGCATCTTAATCGCCCGCGCTCTGGCGACAAACCCCGTCGTTTTGGTTTTGGATGAACCCACGGCCGGAATTGATCTCCTCGCCGAGGAACAGATCCTTAATTTTCTCCGCTCGCTGAATGAAAAAGAGCAGCTCACGATTCTCATGGTGTCGCATCACCTCGATTCCTTGCGGGCCGCGATCAATCGGGTTTTGATTGTGAACGATGATAAAGTTCAGGTGGGCAGCAAAGACGATCTCAATCATCCCGACTGGCTGCGCGAACTTCTTTTGAGATGAATATATGAGCGAATTCCTTTCTCTTTTTCAGTCGAATTTCATCCTTCATAACGCGCTCTGGGGAAGCATTGTGGTGGGCTTTTTCTGCCCGCTCGTCGGCGTTTATTTCTATTTGCGGCGCATGGTGCTTCTTGGCGTCGCGCTTCCGCAAATTTCGGCCGCCGGCATTTCATTCGTGTTTTTTCTCCATGGGATCGGCATCTCCTGGTCCTTGCACGCCGGAGAAGCCAACGACCGCATCTTGGCGCTCGTCGGCTCGATTGTTTTCACCGTGGCGGCCATCATTATTCTCGGCGCGATGGAACGTAAAGGCGAAGGGACCACCGAAAGCCGCTTGGGAGCGGTGTATGCCATCGCTTTCGCCGCCTCCATCCTGTTTGTGACGTCCAATCCGGCGGGAAGAATCGAACTTCTCGGCATGTTGCAAGGCGAAATCGTGGCTGTTTCGGCGGCTGATCTGCATCTACTTTTAATCAGTTACTTCGCCCTGGGAATTTCTTTCATTCTCCTCAACCGGCATTTTCTTTTTGTGTCCTTCGACCGTGAATCGGCCCAGGTCATGGGGAAAAACGTTGTTTTATGGGACGTTATTCTTTATTTGTTGATCGGAATTTCCATTTCGATTGGCGTTTTGGTCGTTGGGCCGATGCTGACCTTCGCTTTTCTCATTATTCCACCCTTGGCGGCCCGCCGGTTTTCCTCGACGATGGCGCGCTTTTTTTTATTTTCATCGCTCTTCGGCGGCGCCAGCGGCCTCCTGGGTTTTTACCTTTCCTATCACAACGATTGGCCGCTTAGCCCCACCGTGATTGCCGTTTCCAGCGCGATTTTGGGACTCGCCTATCTATTTAAAAAATCAAGCCTTTTGCTCGCTGGGCGGAAATAGAGAGGGGTATTTATGGCTTATCTTCGTCGTTCACTTGGAGTTGCGTTTGCGTTGGATTCCTCTCGATCCTCGGCCAGCATGGCTCAATTGGTGTTGGAAACATGAAGAAGATCCGTCTAAAGAAAATTTTCAAGGCTTTCGCCTTTGCGACGCTTTTCGCGGCCTGCGGATTGTGGGTGTTGCATCCCAATTTGCACAGCCATGCGCATGACAAGAGTCATCAAACGCATTGTCTGCTCTGCGAACACATCAAATCGGCTCCGGAGCCGGTCGCCCCGGTCAATACTTTCAGTCCGTCGCTTGTGATCGAAAGGTTGATGCTGATTCCACAGGTCGGCCTCGGTCCCATAGCATCTCTTTTCTCTCCTAACTCTCCTCGAGCCCCTCCCTCTTCTCTCGCTTAGTCTGACGTCTGTCGGCTTCTTTCAAGGTCGATAGGCGTTTTCACGCCACAGGTCTGTATAGAAACAGACCATCGACCGAAAATGTAGGAGCGAATCATGAAGCCATTGCAAATTACAAATCTTAAAAAGAGTTTTGTCTCACCGGATGGCGAGACGCATCAAATTATCGACGTGCCCTCTTTCTCGCTGAATGAGAAAGAGCAAATCGCGCTGGAAGGGGGAAGCGGCACCGGAAAGACCACTTTCTTGAATCTCATCGCCGGAATTCTTCGCGCCGACGAGGGCAGCATTCTTGTGTCGGGAGAAGAAATCGCCGACGAGAGCGAGGCCCGGCGCGATCATCTGCGCGCTTTGAACATCGGGTACGTTTTCCAAGTCTTTAATCTCCTGCAGGGATTGACCGCCCTTCAGAACGTGGAACTGGGCATGATGTTCGGGAAAGGCGTTGATCCGTTGCGGGCGAAGAGTCTGCTCAAACGGGTCGGCCTGGAAAAACGCATGAACCACCAGCCTCGCCAACTCTCCGTCGGCCAACAGCAGCGTGTGGCCGTGGCCCGGGCGCTGGCCAATCATCCGAGAATCGTCCTGGCCGATGAGCCCACCGGGAATCTCGATTCACACAACGCGAAAGAGGCGCTCGGTCTCATCCGTCAAATCTGCCAGGAAAACGGCGCGGCCCTTCTGGTCGTGAGCCACGACCATTCGATTCTTTCTCAGTTTGAGCGGGTCGATAAGCTGGAGAAGATCAATCGGGCGGCCCGACCATGAAACTCTTCCAAAAGTTATTCGGACTCTTGATCTACGTCACGCGGAGCCTGCGCCAACACGCGCTATCGTCCATCGTGACGGGATTTTCCACGGCGCTGGCGACGGGGCTTGTCATGGCGGTCTTCAGCATCAACACCCAAACCTACAAAGCCTTCACTGGTGGACATACCGGTTTTGACGCGGTATTAGGAGCGCGGGGAAGCCAGTTGCAACTCGTTCTCAATACGATTTTTCATCTGGAAACGTCCCCGGGTAATATTCCCTGGAGCCTCTATCAGGCCATGAAAAACGATCCCCGCGTCACCCTCGCCGTTCCCTATGCAGTCGGCGATAACTTCAAAGGATTTCGGATCGTCGGTACCACGGACGAAATCTTTTCCAAATTCGAATACGACAAAGGGAAATACTTTTCCGTCCAATCGGGCGGGCGCTTCTTCGATTCCACCAAGCAGGAAGCGGTCATCGGAAGTTATGTCGCCCGGAAAACGGGTCTCACCGCCGGATCAATATTCAACCCCTATCACGGCGTCGCCTACAATGAAGACATGAAACACAAGGATGAATACAAGGTGGCCGGGGTTTTGCAGCCAACCAACACACCGTCGGATCGGGTGGTTTGGATTCCGATTGACGGAATTTACCGGATGTCCGGCCATGTTCTTCGCGGTACGGGAAAGGAATTCGTGGCCAAAGAAAACGAGGCGATTCCAGACGAAGATAAAGAGGTGAGCGCCGTGATGCTCAAGTTCACGAGTCCCCAAATCGGATTCTTCATGGATCAGACCATCAATCGCCAAGGCAAAGTGGCGACACTGGCATGGCCGATCGGGCGCGTGATGGCGGAGCTTTTCGACAAGATGGGTTGGGTGAATCGAATCTTAGCGCTCGTTGCCTACATCGTCATACTTGTCGCGGCCGCTTCAATACTCGCCAGCATTTACAATTCCATCAATGAGAGAAAACGCGACTTCGCGATCCTACGCGCCTTGGGAGCCCGGCGGTGGATGGTTTTCTCATCCATAATCTCCGAGGCGGCGGTGATTTCGTTTCTGGGGGCGATCGCGGGATACGCGGTCTACGCGATGATTTTGGGTGGCGCGGCGGTCGTCATACGATCTCAGACCGGCGTTGTGTTGGATGTGCTCAAACCACATCCGATCTTCATCCTCGCGCCGCTGGGAATGACATTTATGGGAGTGATCGCCGGAATTCTTCCGGCCCTCAAAGCTTACAGCACAGACGTGGCCACGCATCTCGCGCTGGCGTCGTGATTAAAAAAGGAGACGTCTTTATGGATACACGTGAAGGATTTTATCTGTTGGTACTCGTCAGCCTCGCCGGAATCGGTTGCCGTCCCGCCAACCAAACAGAAGTGGTTAAAGCGGCGGGGACATCGACCGCTGAGACAGCACATGAACACGAGCACAAGGCTCCTCATGGCGGCACATTGGTTGAACTGGGAGAGGAGTTCGCCCATATCGAGTTGGTGTTGGATCAGGCGACCGGACAACTCACAGCTTACGCGCTCGATGGAGAAGCGGAAAATTCCGTCCGCCTATCACAAAAGGAAATCGAACTGACAATCGGTCCAGTCACTATAAAACTCTTGGCGATGGATAATCCATTGACGGGAGAAAAAATCGGCGACACCTCTGAGTTTCGGAGCCGGTTGGGCGCGTTGAAAGCCCAAAACCAGTTCACCGGAACGATCAAGAAGATTCAGATCAAGGGACAGTCGTTTGAGTCCGTCCCAGTAAATTTTCCGGGAGGGAATGACTCGCATGCGTGATTTGGTCGCTCCTCGGCATATCTTAATCCCCTTTAGGAGAAGTTGGGGGGCGACCCATTTTTTATTGTTGGTCTCGCTCTTCCTTCGTTCACCCCTCGTCCTCGCGGCCGATTACCAAAAAATCCAATTCGGGGAATTGAGCGATTTCCTATGCGACCCGGATAACCCGAACCTCGATCCGAAAGACAGAACCTGCGAGATTCCCGATAAGGTGAAAGCCTTGGATAAGAAAATGATCTCGATTCAAGGCTTTATGATTCCTTTGGAGGGCGACGAGGAAGGCCGGATCAAGACTTTCGTTCTTGTCAAAGATCAGATGTCGTGTTGTTTCGGCGGGAATCCCCGGTTGAATGCGTGGATCTTCGTAAAAATGAAGGACAAGAAATTCGCCGACTATGTCGATTTCGTGCCAATTACGGTGTCCGGTCAATTTGAAGTGGGCATGAGCAAGCTCGAAGGCCAGGTTTCGTGCCTTTATCGAATGGAAGGAGAAATTGTCAAAGCGGCCAAGTTATGAAGCCGAAGGAGGGGAGAAAAAAGACAAAGAGTTTCGGCAAGCGTTTGAAAAACGCCGTTGTTCTCACTTTGCAATTGATGGGTGTATTTCTTTTGTTGTGGGGATGGCCGTTTCTCTTTCCTCCGAAAGAAGTGGCCGTTGAGGGGTACAAAACAATTTCATTTCAGACCCTCGGGGCCTTTGACGCCGATAAATTTAAGAAAAGCCTCAAATTGCTGGAGCATGCGAACCAGCCAAGTGATCTGCCCGTGGATGTAAAAGCCTTGAAAGGCGAAAAAGTGGCGATACGCGGGTACATGATCCCGCTTGAGGTGGAGAAAGAGGGCGTCAAGACGTTCGCGTTGGTGAGAGATCTGGCTTCCTGTTGTTTTGGCGGAACGCCAAAACTAAACGAATGGGTGCATGTGACGATGAAACCACCTGTGACGGCGCCCTATTTTGCGTACCGTCCGATCGTGGTGAGCGGGACTCTTGAGGTCGAAGCTACAATTCTGGATCAGGGAGAATGGAGTCTTTACCATCTTCTTGGAGATAACGCGCAAAAGGTGTGAACAGATGATGAAAATGTCATTTATGTTTTTCAGTTGCATGGCCGTGTTCGGCGCAGCGTTTGCGCATGAGTACGCCATCTACCCCGTCCTTGTGGACTTAAAGATCAATCAAAATCGGATCGAAGCCAAATTGGAGTCGAACGCCGGTTACTGGTACGACGAGATTCTGCATGTGCCGTTTAAGACGCCGTTGCCTGGAAGCGATTGGCCGGAGGAGTTTGAAAAAAGGGCTCGCGACTATGTGAACAAGTCTTTTGAGCTGAAACTTGGTGAAAAGACGCTGACGGCATCTTCTTTTCAGTGCCGTTACATCCAAGAACCGCTGCAACCGGCCTCCTCCAAAGTCATCTACGAAATCATTTACCCCATAGAGACAAAGGATGCTGAATTGGCCCGGCAGACGCTGTCGGGGCGCTCGCGGTTTTTCAGCGAATACAAAGCGCATCGAGACAAGGAAAATGTGAAGTCCTCCCAGCCTGAAGAGTACGTCACCAGATTGACGGTCTCAGCGGCTAAGAAAATACACATCGATGTGCCTTTTGAAAATCCCGAATTCAATCTGCCCCTCGCCGGCTTGGTTCGCACTCCGTTCCAACAGAAAGTGGATGGAATGAAGAACGCGGGAATTCGCTTGGTGAATTACCCGCCCTTTCTCATCGCCGTCATTGTGGGGATTGTTTTCTTGATAAGGAGGCGCAAACGTGGAAGTCATTAAGTTCGAAAATGTCACAAAAATATATGAGCGCTCCCACTTGGGCCGGGTCAAAAAGAGCACCGGTCTATCCCGACTGACGCTCGCAATCCGACCAGGGGAGGTGTTCGGACTTTTGGGATTGAACGGCTCCGGCAAGACGACCGCCATAAAGCTGTTGCTGGGGCTTCTTCGCCCATCCAGTGGGAGGGTGGATGCTTTGGGACAGATAATGCCCAACATGGCGTCGCTGAAGAAGATCGGATACCTACCGGAGGCGGCGTACGTGAACAAATACTTGACCGGGCGGGAAGCCGTTCGCGTTTACTCCAAATTGGCTCGGATGCCGAGGGCAGGCCGAGAAAAAGCGGTCGATGAGATTCTCTATAAAGTCGGCCTATCGGAAAGCGCGGACCGGCCCATCTCCGGTTATTCCAAAGGGATGATGCAACGGGTGAGCATGGCGCAAGCATTGATTCACAACCCTGAGATTTTGGTTATGGATGAACCGGTGACGGGTTTGGATCCGCTTGCCATACGCGAACTCCGGCAGCTGATCCATTGGTTGAAGAATCAAGGCAAGACCGTTTTCTTGTCGTCTCACAATATTTCTGAGGTGGAAAAAGTTTGCGATCGGATCGGGATCTTGGCGGCCGGCCAACTGGTTTACCTCATGGAGCACAAGGAATGGAGAAACCAGGAAGGGAAGCTGGAGAGTCTGTTCGCATCGACCGTTAAACGCACCGAGAGCATTGGTCCGCTGCGGTTCGTCGAGCCGACCGACTCGGAAAAGGAGGAAACATGGAAGGCATGATGGCCGTCATTCAGTACACGCTCAAAGAGCATATTCGGCATCGGGTTTATTTGACGGTGATTCTTTTCGGGTTGATTTTGTTGGGAAGTGGCATGGTGATCTCATCGTTGGCGGTGGAAGAGCAGCTTCGGATGATGATCAACGTGGGATTGGGTGGAATTGAGTTTCTGGCTTTGATTGCGATCATCTTCGTCACGGTCAACTTGGTTTTGGAAGAAGTCGAATCGCGGAGCATTTATCTGGTATTGAGTCATCCCATCGAGCGATGGCAGTACATCGTGGGCCGTTATCTGGGAACCGTATTGGCGTTGACATTGGGAATCCTGATGATGGGAGCGCTGCATGTGAGCAGTCTTTTCATCCATAGTTGGACGTGGCAGAGTTTTTATCCCGTCGCGATTGTGTGTTCTATTGGGAAAATCGCCGTGGTGGGGTCGCTGGCTCTTTTGATTTCACTGATCACGACGTCAACAGCGTCGTCCATGACGCTGACGGGGTTTTTGTGGGTCATGGGGCATTTTTCGAGCGAGCTCGGATACATGGCTGATCGTTCTGCCAATCCTCTGGTAAAAACGGCCATCTGGGTGTTCCAGCACGTTTCTCCCAACTTCAGTTATTTCAATTTCCGGGATTTTTGGCAGGCCACGCAGACACCGCCCGCGGCTTGGTTTGGATGGATGTTTATTTATTCCGTGAGCTACGTCATTGCCGCGCTCGCCTTGACGAGTTGGTTGTTTTCCAGGAAGGAGGTCTGATGAATCGCTCCTTTAGGTTCGATAGAAATATCGGGTTGTGCATCGTGGCGCTCGCGGTCTTTTTATTCTCTCAAGCGCAGATTGCACGGTTGTACCAACCCCCATTTCCCCGATTCGACATGCTGCTGACGAAAAACAGCGGGTTTCAGGACGCCGCGTTCATTGTTTCGGGATTTCGCTCGGTGGCAGCGGATGTGGCTTGGGTGCAACTGCTTCAAAACATGGGCGATTATGGGAACGCCGAAGAAAAAGGGATGAAATATCCCTATCTTAAGGGAGACACGCTGCGCGTGGCGCGGATCGATCCCTACTTTAAGCGAGCTTATCTATTCGGAGCAGCGACCCTCGCGTACCTCCAGACCACAAACCGGCCCCAGGAAGCATTGGAGGTTTTGAACGAGGGGATTCGTTTCAATCCGAAATATTGGCCGTTCCACACGTTTGTCACCGGTATCGGATACAAGCAAAGCAACCAATTCGAGAAAATGATCGAGATGCTGGAAACGTCTATCGCAGACCCCGAATGTCCGACGATGGTCAAGGCGATTCTCGCCAACGCTTACAAACTGCATCGGCGCTACCCAGAGGCGTTGGCTCTCTGGAAGATCATTTTGAAAGACGAAAACGGACGCGATTATCATCAAAAAGCCAAAGAGGAAATCGTAAGGCTTGAAAAGTTTATTGCGACTCAATGACGCGCTTTGCCGCAGGACCGATTTTTATTTTGAGCACGCTCTTAATGGGCGGCGCGGTTCCCTGCGCAGATGCGAAGAAACAGGAGGAGTATCGGGCCGTGACATTTGATTTCCTGGGTGGCTTTCAAACAATGTCCCAATACACTGGCCGTTATCGACACGGATCGATGGCGGAAAACGAACCAAACGCAACCCGCGTGCCCGAAAACGTGATGGCTTTGAATGGAAAGAAAATATCAATCCAAGGGTTTATGGTGCCATTGGAAGTGCCCGATGCGCGCGTAAAAACATTCCTGTTGGTGCGGGATAAAGCATCGTGTTGTTTCGGGGGACCGCCAAAATTAACACACCGGATTTATGTGACTATGGATGGTGATAAATCGGCCGAGTTCTTCCCGGATAATATCGTCACGGTGAAGGGAACGTTGAATATAGTCGGAAGCGTTATCGAAGAGGATACGATGGCTCTTTACGAAATGAAAGCCGACGAGGTTTCAGTTCTTCAAAAATAGTTGTTGCCCTTTATGGTAATACTTAGTATTACTTCCGTCATGAAAACACGGGAAATCGTTTCTTTCAAGACGGATGCTGTTCTTAAGCGCAAGCTCGAAAAGCTGGAAAACCGGTCCGATTTTATCCGCAATGCGTTGCTTGTGGCCTTGAACAACGCATGCGAGTTTTGCAGCGGCGCCGGAATCTTAAATTCCGAAATGCGCAAGCATTGGAAAGAATTCTCCCAAAAGCACACGATCCGGGAATGCGATGACGACGATTGCAACGAGATCAAAGTTGAGTGCGGGAATAAAGGGATAGAAGCAAGTGAGCCGTCTGCCGGAGCATTTGAAGTCCTGACGTTTAAAGTTTCGAGTGAGATCGCTGAGCTGATGAAAGGGATTAAGAACCGGTCTGGATTTATCCGGGACGCTATTATTTCGGCTTTTGAAAATATTTGTCCATGGTGCAAAGGCTCTGGAGTATTGAATCCCAAGCAAAAAGAACATTGGGTTCGTTTTTCAAAACGGCACAAACAAAGGGAATGCGGAGACTGTCACGAATTAAAGCTGGTATGCGCGAAGAATTGAAATCAGATAACAAGGCAACGGGAGAAGTTTCCATCCCATGCGAGCATGGCCTTCATTTACGGCCAGCGACGCTGGTTATTCAAACGGCGAATCGGTTCCATTCGGAGATTGAATTCGTGAATGGAACTTTGCGCGTGAACGCGCGGTCCATCCTCGATCTCTTGATTAACATGGGTCCGTTGCGTGGTGAAAAGTTTGTAGTTCATGCCGTTGGTTCCGACGCAGCTCAAGCCGTTAAAGCCATCGTCGATTTGTTTTCGTCAACGGAGCTGACCTGCGAGGAGATTGACGGTTACCGGCAAACCTTATCTATGGGAGGGATGAGTGGATACTCCCGCTGAAATCTCGGCATTGAACAGGGTTGATCACATAGGAACCTATCTGTCATTCGCTTGCGCTGTTCATTGCGCTTTAACGCCGCTTGCCGTGGCGCTTCTTCCATTTCTGGCGTTTGAGTCCGCGTCGCATGAGATAATCCACAAGGGCGTCATTTTGGTTTCCGTTATTTTGGCTGTTGGCGGTTTCTGTTGGGGAGTAAGGCGTCACAAGGCTTGGCATCTCCTTTTACTTGTTGGATCCGGAATCGCTCTTTTGACGTTCAGTCAATTTAGTTCGCACGCTCATGCGGAAATGATTGCCGCGGGCGGGGCTTTGTGCCTTGCAACGTCTCATTGGATAAATCGTCAACTTTGTAAGCGGTGCCTGCGTTGTGAACAATTGAAAAAATGAAACAGAATCTAAAAATAGGTATTCGATTCTTCTGCGGGTTACTCCTCGCGGCGGCGGTAACTTCTTTCACATTTCATGTAATTGACCATGATCATGTTAAGGAATCCCATCACGCCTGCGTGGTTTGCAAAACCATCACGAGCACGGATGGATTGGGAGCCGCTCCGAGCCGCTTTTCACCACCGCATCGCCAAGAAGAACGTTTGCGCGTCGCTTTTCCTTCAGTTCTTAATTCCCTCGCTTCTTACGCTGTTGTTTCCAGTCGCGCTCCGCCCCTCGCCTAACTCATCCACCTAACGCTTCGCACGGCCATCGGCCGCGGCGGAGACTCACACAACACCAATTAAAAATTACCGCAACGTTATTGCAGTCCCTTCATAGGGAAGCTTTGTGCGGATGAGTTGAGGAACCATGTCTCGTTTTTCAAAAGCAACCAAATATATTTCGTACCTGCTCGCAGTTACTTTGTTTATAACCAATTGTCTTTGGGCCCATAAACCTGAAGAACAATTCTGGACGGAACGCAGAAAAGGAATTCATCAGGCTTCAAAACCTGAATCGACATTGCTCGCCAGACTTCCTATGGGCATGGGACCGGGAAATGCGCTGCCCGCCGCTGTTCTTAACCGGACCGCCCAAGGGGCCGAGCTTCTGCCGTTTGAAACAACGAAAAAATGGAAACAGGCAAATCTTAAAAGAGATTGGGTTCGCCTTTTGCAAACCGTTCCTTCGCAATTCGCCACGGTCCGGAGAATCTGTACCCCCAAGAAATCCAACAGCAACCGTATTATTCTCCATTTGCAAGACGTGCACTTAAATGACGAAGCGCAAAGCAATTTGGCGCGGGTCGTGGCAAATGTTGCGTCTCATGGCGCTATTAATCTCATCGGTCTTGAAGGCGCGTTTGAGGAAACGAGCCTGGAACTGTTCCAGAATTTTCCGTATCCAGAAGCATCAAAAAAGGCGGCAGAGTACCTTTTCAAATCACAACGGATATCGGGGCCCGTCTTGGCTGCACTTACGACTCCAAAATGGGACGCTCGGGTTGTTGGCATCGACGACAGAGCAGCTTATGCGGCCAACGTTGAAGCGTTTAAGGAAGGCGCGCTCCTTCGGCCAAAACTTCTAGAAGCCATTTCTGATTTTTCGACTTCCATAGATAAGAGAGTTGACGCCTTTCATAACGAATCCTTAAAAAAGATCTACCGAAGCCGTCACGATTATTGGGACGAAAAAATAACTCTCGCATCTTACTTGCAAGAACTCTCCGACGGCGCTGATGACATTTTTCCTCAAGTCGAATTGTTTTTAACCGCTTTCGATATTGAAAAGTCGATTGATTTTCAGAAAGTGGAGAACGAAAGGCGGGCCTTCCTCGAATACGCTCCGAAAAAATTCAGCACACGCGATATGGAAGAGTTGGGCCAGTTGGGACTGGCTTTCAAATCTGGTGATGTGAGCCAAGCCGCCTTTTATGAACATTTTTCGAGGCTGGTTGAGCGCGCCCAGCTCAATTTGAAATCCTTCCCCGTATTTAAGAAATATATCCAGTACGTTCTCATGGCCGATGGCATTGATCCAGAGAAGCTTTTTGAGGACGTTCGCTCCCTTGAGGCTCATCAACTTGATAAAGAAAATTTCTCCGATTCAGAACGCGCTGTTCTTGAGGCCGACCGTTGGCTTCATCTGTCATCGAAGCTGGCAGATTTTTCCCTAACGAAAGACGAGTGGGAAGAATACGAAGCTCTTAAAGCCAGGGTG
The Elusimicrobiota bacterium DNA segment above includes these coding regions:
- the hpf gene encoding putative metal ABC transporter substrate-binding protein Hpf, encoding MKLFKHIAVALAIGVFGMGSASAALRVIATTPDLADLVSRIGGDHVQVESLARGTEDIHGVPQRPSFVTKLNRADAVVHIGLGAEHAFLPALLDVAGNPDLLPGRKGYIDCSRYVHPLEVPTVLTRTEGDQHPDGNPHYNIDPRNGENMARAIAEGLSSLDPVHADVFNKNKEAFVAEWKGKLEQWRTKAASAKGIKMVSQHKDMIYLAQFLGMDIVGEVEPKPGIAPSPKHLEDLSNKMKQLGVKLVINEVQYSDKTSRWLSAQTGAKIARVATMGGAFPDSGTYFGMIDRNIANIVEAIQ
- the znuC gene encoding High-affinity zinc uptake system ATP-binding protein ZnuC codes for the protein MIAPLSGTVNHSSGLQRQLGYVPQRDQLDSIYPLTAADVVKMGATASLPWFAFPTKRINENVAQALTKVGMEAFSDHQFAHLSGGQRQRILIARALATNPVVLVLDEPTAGIDLLAEEQILNFLRSLNEKEQLTILMVSHHLDSLRAAINRVLIVNDDKVQVGSKDDLNHPDWLRELLLR
- the lolD_2 gene encoding Lipoprotein-releasing system ATP-binding protein LolD, with the translated sequence MKPLQITNLKKSFVSPDGETHQIIDVPSFSLNEKEQIALEGGSGTGKTTFLNLIAGILRADEGSILVSGEEIADESEARRDHLRALNIGYVFQVFNLLQGLTALQNVELGMMFGKGVDPLRAKSLLKRVGLEKRMNHQPRQLSVGQQQRVAVARALANHPRIVLADEPTGNLDSHNAKEALGLIRQICQENGAALLVVSHDHSILSQFERVDKLEKINRAARP
- the nosF_2 gene encoding putative ABC transporter ATP-binding protein NosF codes for the protein MEVIKFENVTKIYERSHLGRVKKSTGLSRLTLAIRPGEVFGLLGLNGSGKTTAIKLLLGLLRPSSGRVDALGQIMPNMASLKKIGYLPEAAYVNKYLTGREAVRVYSKLARMPRAGREKAVDEILYKVGLSESADRPISGYSKGMMQRVSMAQALIHNPEILVMDEPVTGLDPLAIRELRQLIHWLKNQGKTVFLSSHNISEVEKVCDRIGILAAGQLVYLMEHKEWRNQEGKLESLFASTVKRTESIGPLRFVEPTDSEKEETWKA